The nucleotide sequence AGATGCGTGTCCAAAATCTGCATAAATAACTGCTTTAACACAATTTGCATTATAACACAATCATACGCCGTTCGCTATCTACGGGCTTCCGTAGATTTTACACCTGCGCGCATCGACGCTATccaatacacacataattaCAACTCTGGGCTTCCATACAACTTCTACCCGAACAAAACTACGGTTAATAAGTgaaattgacataattttaacaatgaacgtacatatacatagtctgaTAATAAGTATACTATAAATATTCTTAGTTATACTTTATAATTTCAACGTTACATGCATGTAAACACCTGTCTTCGATAACAACAAATAGTTACGCATGACTGGACCGCATCGATAGATAGATGGCTTGACCGGTAACAGGGACACAATAAATATGGCATTAAAATAACCATTCCAAAACAAATTATAGATGATAGAGAGAATACTTACCCCAGTCTGCTGTCTAGGCTTCCCACATGCATAAATTCCTGGTGGAAAAGGGGTTATAAAACTACCCGACCAGTGGACAATTCCAATTCCACGTTCGTTCTCACCTGAACGCTCTGTCTGTCACACTCTTGCTTACTCACATACACACCACGTGACATAACGACACACATAAGACTATAAATAAAACGTAAACATATATGCGTGCGTGACATTATCCCCCCGTTCCCTAAGAAAATGGTCACAGTTTCAGTCCAAATCACGAACCATATATGTTCTTAAATTCTGCTGAGGTAGTCCGCTCCCACATTGTCTTTACCTTTGATGGATCGAATTCTGAGTCGGTATGGTTGCAGGATAAGTGCCCAGCGCATCAGTCTGGCATTGGCTGTCTTTGATCGGTGCAAATAGGTGAGAGGCTGATGGTCTGTCTCTAGAATAAATTCCTTTCCATAAATGTATGGCTCAAATTGTTTGCACTGCCCACACTATTGCTAAACATTCCTTTTCTACGATGGCATAATTCTTCTCCCTCGGTAGAAGCTTTCGACTTGCATATGCCACCGGCATCTTCTGTCCGTTTTCTTCTTGAAGAGGAACAGCACCCAACCCTGTGTTAGAGGCGTCAGTGCGTAGGATGAACTCTTGGTCCAGATCGGGTAACTTCAAAACAGGTTTTGCCGTCAGCAACCTTTTGAGAGTCGTATAAGCCATCTCATGACTCGTTTCCCATTTGACCTGAGTAGGATTCCCTTTCTTAGTTAGGTCTGTTAAGGGAACAGCAATCGCGGCAAAATTTGCGATAAATCGTCTGTAAAATCCCGCCAATCCTAAGAATGATCGTACCTGTTTCTTCGTGGTTGGTGGAGGGGCATTTTCAATGGCCGCTACTTTGGATCCCTCAAGTTGTAACCTGCCATTTCCCACAATGTGTCCTAGGCAAGGTAAACTCCCGAATCCTATGGCGCATTTACTTGGTCTTGCAGTAAGTCCCACCTCACGTAGACGCTTGAAGAGTTCTTGCAGAATGTCCATGTGTTCCTCCCAGGTATCTGTATAGATAAGGATACGGTCGATAAAATTATCGATATGCTCCATCCCACGTAATAGCTTTCGCATCAACCGACTGAACGTTGCTGGCGCGTTCATCAATCCAAATGGCATCATTCTGAATTGAAATAGTCCTTGTGGAGTTGAAAATGCTGTCATAGGTTTTGCTTCTGTAGAGAGTGGAACTTGCCAATAGCCTTTGCTTAAATCCAGCTTGGAGAAAAACTTGGCACTAGACACTCTAGCAAAAATTTCTTCAGTATTTGGCATAGGTTCCGCGTCGAAAATTGTGACTTGGTTCAATCTCCGGAAATCGATACAGAAACGGTTTGTTCCATCCTTCTTTTTGATCAAAACAACAGGTGCAGAATATGGGGAAATAGACGGTTCAATTATATCCATTTCAAGCATCTTCTCTACCTCTTCTCTGATGGTTTCCTTCGTATTGAATGGCAAAGGGTATGGCTTAACATGAACCGGTTCTGTTGTGGAAGTGTTGATCTCGTGGACAGCTAAGTTTGTCTTTCCTGGAAGATCCGTCAAAACATCCCGGTATCCATCCATGAGACTCTTTGATTCATCTCTTTGCTGATCCGTCAACTCTGCAGAGATTTCCACATTCTCTACGTTCTCCTTTCCCCGGTTACTTGGTAGAACCTCTAGTTTACTAGTAAACTCTATGTCATCCTCCTGGTCCTGCTCCTCTGAAATAACTGTCGTCATAACACAGGCAAGGATTCCACCAACCTCCCCAGCGATGTTTCTCTCAGCTTCCAAATACTTCTTCAGAAGGTTGATGTGTAGCGTCTTTGTCTTTCCATCTTGGTTAATCCGATAATCGAATGCTCCTACTTTCTCAATGACTTCAAATGGTCCCCTCCACTGCAAAAGCAGTTTGTTGGCTTTTGTGGGTAACAAAACTAGTACTTTGTCTCCTGCTTTTAACTCTCTCGACTTTGCCCTTCTATTAAAATGTCTCCTCTGTACAACTTTGGCATCCTTCAAATGTTCCATGGCGATCTGGCAAGTCTCTTCCATCTTCTCTTTTAAGTCGATGACATACTGGTAGGTAGTCTTTATTTCGTCATCTGGTATTTCCTTGGTCAGTAGCTCTTTCAATATCATCATGGGACCTCGAACGGCTCTGCCATACAGCATTTCGAAAGGTGAAAAGCCAAGACTCTCCTGTGGTACCTCTCGATAAGCAAACAGGAGGGAGTTTAGATATCGATCCCAATCCTTGGGTCTCTCTGCGCTCATCTTCCTCAGCATCTGCTTCAAGGTGCCATTGAAGCGCTCTACTAGACCATTGCACTGCGGGTGGTAGGGCGTCGTTGTTAATTGGCGAATCGACAACACTCTGCTTATCTCTTTCATCAAATTCGACGTGAACTGTGCACCTTGGTCTGTAAGCATCTCCATTGGTACTCCAACACGACTAAATATCTCTACAAGCGCCTCAGCAACCCTTTCGTTTTCAATCCCTTTAAGCGCTACCGCCTCTGGGTATCTAGTGGCATAGTCAACAACCGTCAGTATATACCTGTTCCCTCTATACGTAGCAGGTTCCAGAGGTCCAACAAGGTCAACTGCTATCCGCTTAAACGGAGTGTCGATTAATGGTATACTCCCTAAAGGTGCCTTGGGTACTCGTCCTTTCGGGAAAGTGCGCTGGCACACATCACAAGAACGGCAGAATCGAGTCACGTCACCTTGGATCCCTGGCCAAAAGAATTCCGAAAGCACTCGACTTGACGTTCGCTTTGCTGCTAAGTGTCCCGACATGATGGCCTCGTGAGCAAGTTTCATTACTGTCTGGCGATACTTCTCTGGCACTATCAACTGTCTGAAGACCTTTCCATTAGCTACTCGTGGACTTTGAAATTCCCGGTACATCAAATCTTTGTGGTAAAAGATTATTGATCTTCCCCCGTCATCTCGTACATAGGACTCTCCTTTCAGTGCCAACTTCCTAAACTTTTCCAAAGTCGCATCATTCTGTTGTTCTTCTTTCAGCTCCTCAACACTACCAATGTCTCTGATACATTCTGGAACTTTAAGAGATTTGTAAGGTCTTTGTTTCTTCGACACTTGCGCCCTCGTCTCAACCGCTTGTGCAGACTCCACCATCTTCCAATTCTGATCTGGTTGACTCACAGGAAGGGCTTCCTTCACGTTACCAATTATCACGTCATCAAGTGGCGAATCTAATACAAAGGCTTCTGTATACCCCTTGAAGTAAGGTGTGTCAACATCCAAATGAACAAGAGGACATGTGATCAAAGAACCGTCTGCCAAATAATAATTCTTGACTTGGTCAGAAATCTTGTCTGGATCCACTAGACTTCTTTTCACTCCTATCCCATCACATCCTGCATCTCTGAGAACGGTCGCCATCTTACCTTCCACTCGACCAAAGACAACAGGCATAACATCTGCTCCAGGTACTTTCATATTACAGGCCAGGCTCAACGTCTGTGTGTTGCTGTCATCCTGTACCGTACTCCCATGTGTCTTTGAAGATGTTTTCTGTTGGTGCTTCCTACTTCTCTCATGGCAACTCAGTGGAGATCGGGTTATGGATGCTACTCGATTCTCTCCAGCTTTCTTCTTTCGGCAATCTCTCTCGATATGTCCCAACTTCTTACAATAAAAACACTGTTTGTCCCTGTAACTTCCTCCGGATGGTTTGGTCGCTGAAGTTGAAGTTTCTGTGGAAGTGTTTCCAAAGGAAGAGGGTCCAGTAGATGGTGTCTTGTGTCCTACTTTCTGTCCGTGTCCTTTGGATGTCAATACATTGGCTCGTGTTCCTCTTGCTTGAACAAACTGGTCTGCAAGTCTAGCCATCTCTTCAGTGGACGATGGAATTCTCTCCTTCAGGAAAAGTAACAGATCCTGGTTACAGCAATAGAGAATTTGGTCTCTAAGTATCAAATCCTTGAATCCTGCGTAGGCTTTTTCCGTTTTGGTAAGCTCTATCCATCTTTGCAGGTAGTTGTCAATACGGATAGCAAACTGTGAAAAGGTTTCACCTCCTTCTGGTCTTGCTGTCCGAAACTTCTTCCTAAAACCCTCATCAGTCAGGTCAAATCTTTTTAGAAGGGCCTTCTTAAGTTCCTTAAAATCTAAAGACTGCTGAACTGGTAATCGTGAAAAAACGTCTAAAGCCTTTCCTTTCAATAGCCCGCTTAGATTCGCTCCCCAGTCATCCCTCTTCCAATGCTGCGCTGTAGCGTATCTCTCAAACCTATGTATGTAAGCGTCCATGTTATCTTTACTTTCATCAAAAGCCGGTAACTTAGGACCTCTCTGCATAGGTGGCTCTCTATAAGTAGCAGGGCTTGGCTGTTCTGGGGTCACCATCCCAGCTTGGATAAGTTCCATCTTGCGTAAATGTTCCTTTTGTGCCTTCTCTTCAGCTCTTACCTCACGCTCCGCTTCTATTCTTGCTTCTTCTGCTAACAATTTCACCTTATCCTCTGCTTCTCTTTTCGCTCTGGACTCTCGCTCCGCTTCTATCTTTGCCTGTTCAGCAAGCATAGCTTTCTTCTCTGCCTCCATCTTTAGAGCAAATTCCGCTTCTCTTGCTGCTTTTCTTTCCTCTCTCTCTTTTTCCCGATCCTCCCTTTCCTTAGCCTGTTCCTCTCGTATGAACTCCTGCAGCTGTGTTCCTTCATAGCCCATTTCCTTTCCCAAACCAATGAGATCATGGAGTTTCGACATGGCTGTAATAAATATAGCACAACACAACAATAATACACTGAAACACCAAATCTTAACTACACAagaatgaaatatacataccttGTCCTTCTGTGTCATACCAATGACAGTTGGCTCAAACCTATAGGTTACATACCTGTAAATCTTTGTAATATCTCAAGGTTCATCCAGGCTCAAGAAGATACAGCAAAGACAGGACAAAGGGAAATATCTGTCAAGCAATCTAACCTAGCATAACTCTGACCGGTAAATTTTCCGTATTCTATTCACAAATGCTTCACGTTGGTCAacccaccgctgccaccaatttTGTAACGCAGGACGAGCCTCAGTCAAGCATTCAGCAAATAGATGCAGAAATAAACcagaaaaaagagaaaatacatatatactaatTTATTTACACACACAAACTTAATAGATACCTAGTTGTATTCACACTCACGATCACTCTCACTACCTTTCATGCGATAATGTTCTACAGATAACTAAAGTCTCTTCACAAATGGGGAGCACCACGTCTCAGTGTTGTCCAATGCCGAACATACAGCGTGTACAGTATCTCTGTACCTGTCGCTAAATAGGTATGGTTCCAAGAACCTGAGAATTTACTCCAATTCTCCTCAAAGTAACCTTGCTTCTGAACAAAGTGTATGTACCCAGATACCTGTCTGTGTCTGGTACGTCATACAGAGTTCCTCCAATCCGAGGCTATCTTTCTCCAATGACAACTGGCGTACTCTTCATGCCTGCCTGTAGACTGCCGTCTTTACACagctgaccttgaccctgaaGACTCTATAATCTGTTTGGTCGGTCCTGGTGCTGACTTTATAAAGATGAGGTGTCATGTCTTTTCTTGCCGGCTTACAGAAGTAGCTCTTGTTGCCTGCCCATCATGTGAAGCTATAAACGTACACAAATATTGAATTAACACTCATTCTTCCATACACAACATTAATGTCTAGGATTTGCTAACTACTACATAGACAATTTATTCCTAAATATTTACCGATATTTACAATAATTCATCCTAAATTATGTTGCTTACATATCATAATCTAAGATGCGTGTCCAAAATCTGCATAAATAACTGCTTTAACACAATTTGCATTATAACACA is from Pecten maximus unplaced genomic scaffold, xPecMax1.1, whole genome shotgun sequence and encodes:
- the LOC117318627 gene encoding uncharacterized protein LOC117318627, with translation MTQKDKVCIFHSCVVKIWCFSVLLLCCAIFITAMSKLHDLIGLGKEMGYEGTQLQEFIREEQAKEREDREKEREERKAAREAEFALKMEAEKKAMLAEQAKIEAERESRAKREAEDKVKLLAEEARIEAEREVRAEEKAQKEHLRKMELIQAGMVTPEQPSPATYREPPMQRGPKLPAFDESKDNMDAYIHRFERYATAQHWKRDDWGANLSGLLKGKALDVFSRLPVQQSLDFKELKKALLKRFDLTDEGFRKKFRTARPEGGETFSQFAIRIDNYLQRWIELTKTEKAYAGFKDLILRDQILYCCNQDLLLFLKERIPSSTEEMARLADQFVQARGTRANVLTSKGHGQKVGHKTPSTGPSSFGNTSTETSTSATKPSGGSYRDKQCFYCKKLGHIERDCRKKKAGENRVASITRSPLSCHERSRKHQQKTSSKTHGSTVQDDSNTQTLSLACNMKVPGADVMPVVFGRVEGKMATVLRDAGCDGIGVKRSLVDPDKISDQVKNYYLADGSLITCPLVHLDVDTPYFKGYTEAFVLDSPLDDVIIGNVKEALPVSQPDQNWKMVESAQAVETRAQVSKKQRPYKSLKVPECIRDIGSVEELKEEQQNDATLEKFRKLALKGESYVRDDGGRSIIFYHKDLMYREFQSPRVANGKVFRQLIVPEKYRQTVMKLAHEAIMSGHLAAKRTSSRVLSEFFWPGIQGDVTRFCRSCDVCQRTFPKGRVPKAPLGSIPLIDTPFKRIAVDLVGPLEPATYRGNRYILTVVDYATRYPEAVALKGIENERVAEALVEIFSRVGVPMEMLTDQGAQFTSNLMKEISRVLSIRQLTTTPYHPQCNGLVERFNGTLKQMLRKMSAERPKDWDRYLNSLLFAYREVPQESLGFSPFEMLYGRAVRGPMMILKELLTKEIPDDEIKTTYQYVIDLKEKMEETCQIAMEHLKDAKVVQRRHFNRRAKSRELKAGDKVLVLLPTKANKLLLQWRGPFEVIEKVGAFDYRINQDGKTKTLHINLLKKYLEAERNIAGEVGGILACVMTTVISEEQDQEDDIEFTSKLEVLPSNRGKENVENVEISAELTDQQRDESKSLMDGYRDVLTDLPGKTNLAVHEINTSTTEPVHVKPYPLPFNTKETIREEVEKMLEMDIIEPSISPYSAPVVLIKKKDGTNRFCIDFRRLNQVTIFDAEPMPNTEEIFARVSSAKFFSKLDLSKGYWQVPLSTEAKPMTAFSTPQGLFQFRMMPFGLMNAPATFSRLMRKLLRGMEHIDNFIDRILIYTDTWEEHMDILQELFKRLREVGLTARPSKCAIGFGSLPCLGHIVGNGRLQLEGSKVAAIENAPPPTTKKQVRSFLGLAGFYRRFIANFAAIAVPLTDLTKKGNPTQVKWETSHEMAYTTLKRLLTAKPVLKLPDLDQEFILRTDASNTGLGAVPLQEENGQKMPVAYASRKLLPREKNYAIVEKECLAIVWAVQTI